GAAATGATCACGCTTTGAATTTTAAGTTTTCTTCAGCCAGGGCTCTTTTAATGTAGGCATAGAAGCCGGCCCCAATACATAGCTGGTCTAATATTTTGATATTTGAAGATTTTCGATTAATGAAATTTCTTTCCATCTGATAGCATCTTCAGGATTTTCTTCATTCTTCGTTGCCTGGTTTCCGGCTTTTTGGCTGTTTGCAGACGCCAGGTGATGGCATAGGTATTGGTTTTGTTCAGGGATTTGAAAAACTCTTTTGCCTTTGGGTGTTTGGAAAGCTCCTCCAAAAAATCTTTCGGAACGGTCATTTCACTGGGCGGATCGTAGGCTTTTTCCCACCGCCCATCGGCTTTAGCCTCTTCCACTTCCCTTACTCCTGCCGGCTTCATTTTACCAAGGTTTATCAGCCGATCAATATGCTCCGTATTGCGTTTCGACCATAAACTTCCCGACCTTCGTGGTGTAAATTTTTGAAGATACGACTCCTCATCAAGCTTTTTAGCCTGCCCGTCAATCCAGCCATAACATAGAGCTTCATCCAAAGCTTCTATTCGGGTAATCCCTTTTTTG
The window above is part of the Rhodohalobacter sp. SW132 genome. Proteins encoded here:
- a CDS encoding YdeI family protein, which produces MKTNADSEYPTLTFRNPEEFEDWLFEHHQKTEGIWLKIYKKAADKKGITRIEALDEALCYGWIDGQAKKLDEESYLQKFTPRRSGSLWSKRNTEHIDRLINLGKMKPAGVREVEEAKADGRWEKAYDPPSEMTVPKDFLEELSKHPKAKEFFKSLNKTNTYAITWRLQTAKKPETRQRRMKKILKMLSDGKKFH